A genomic window from Streptomyces sp. 846.5 includes:
- a CDS encoding OsmC family protein: MTDDTLRSVTIERTSTGHFTATNARGGTVSFGTGSGPDGGTDFTPVELLLAAIGGCTAADVDVATSRHAEPDGFTVTVTGNKISDELGNRMTDLAVTFSIAFPDGEPGDRARAILPRAVKTSHDRLCTVSRTVEIGTHVTSTVADA; this comes from the coding sequence ATGACCGACGACACCCTGCGCTCCGTCACCATCGAGCGAACCAGCACCGGCCACTTCACCGCGACCAATGCCCGCGGCGGCACGGTCAGTTTCGGCACCGGCTCCGGTCCCGACGGCGGAACCGACTTCACCCCGGTCGAGCTGCTGCTCGCCGCGATCGGGGGCTGCACCGCCGCCGACGTCGACGTCGCCACCAGCCGCCACGCGGAACCCGACGGATTCACCGTCACCGTGACCGGCAACAAGATCAGTGACGAGCTCGGCAACCGGATGACCGACCTCGCGGTCACCTTCTCCATCGCCTTCCCGGACGGTGAGCCCGGCGACCGCGCCCGGGCGATCCTCCCCCGAGCGGTCAAGACCTCCCACGACCGACTCTGCACCGTAAGCCGCACGGTCGAGATCGGCACGCATGTCACCTCGACGGTCGCGGACGCCTGA
- a CDS encoding HAMP domain-containing sensor histidine kinase translates to MKERGAARSALGRAARLAKRPLPAGLRVRFALAFAGVAAMVAVLVGVLGYDSAATLIRHDRASDFSQSLDTLVTAVQQSPLYTTDFLPSNSGHDRLEDQLTQSGDIGIQVIDGKGKVIEKGAPDPLPVEAADIKLAKGSVAGKNRSAAQNIGGDRYTVVTVSLGGGRGAVQLSQLLSSTDDLLDLLLERVALVATAVVIAAGAAGWWLAGRITRRLVRLTGAAEQVASTGQLDVDVPRRGSDEIGRLGRAFDDMLGRLARSKDDQRRLVQDAGHELRTPLTSLRTNIAALPRLDLLPQESREALLDDLATETRELSVLVNELVELAADRREAEEPTEVELDVLADRVADLARRRTGREIVVDSVPAPGTGRPGALQRAMTNLVENAAKFTPDQSEIRLRVRPGQVSVLDGGPGIDETDLDRIFDRFYRATKARSLPGSGLGLSIVREVAESHGGKVFARNRSEAEGGGAEIGFTLPM, encoded by the coding sequence GTGAAGGAGCGCGGCGCGGCCCGCTCCGCCCTCGGCAGGGCGGCCCGGCTGGCGAAGCGCCCGCTTCCGGCGGGCCTGAGAGTCCGCTTCGCCCTCGCCTTCGCCGGGGTCGCCGCCATGGTCGCGGTGCTCGTCGGCGTGCTCGGCTACGACTCCGCGGCGACGCTGATCCGGCACGACCGCGCCAGCGACTTCAGCCAGTCACTGGACACCCTGGTCACCGCCGTCCAGCAGTCGCCGCTCTACACGACCGACTTCCTGCCCTCCAACAGCGGCCACGACCGGCTGGAGGACCAGCTGACCCAGTCCGGCGACATCGGCATCCAGGTGATCGACGGCAAGGGCAAGGTGATCGAGAAGGGCGCCCCGGACCCGCTGCCGGTGGAGGCCGCCGACATCAAGCTGGCCAAGGGCAGTGTGGCCGGCAAGAACCGCAGCGCCGCGCAGAACATCGGCGGCGACCGCTACACGGTGGTCACCGTCTCGCTGGGCGGCGGCCGGGGAGCGGTCCAGCTCTCCCAGCTGCTCAGCTCCACCGACGACCTGCTGGACCTGCTGCTGGAGCGGGTCGCCCTGGTCGCCACCGCGGTGGTCATCGCGGCCGGCGCGGCCGGCTGGTGGCTCGCCGGGCGGATCACCCGCCGGCTGGTCCGGCTCACCGGCGCGGCCGAGCAGGTCGCCTCCACCGGGCAGCTCGACGTGGACGTGCCGCGCCGCGGCAGCGACGAGATCGGCCGGCTCGGCCGGGCCTTCGACGACATGCTGGGACGGCTCGCCCGGTCCAAGGACGACCAGCGCCGGCTGGTCCAGGACGCCGGGCACGAGCTGCGCACCCCGCTGACCTCGCTGCGCACCAACATCGCCGCGCTGCCCCGGCTGGACCTGCTGCCGCAGGAGTCGCGCGAGGCGCTGCTGGACGACCTGGCGACGGAGACCCGCGAGCTCAGCGTGCTGGTGAACGAACTGGTGGAGCTGGCGGCCGACCGCAGGGAGGCCGAGGAGCCGACCGAGGTCGAGCTGGACGTGCTGGCCGACCGGGTGGCCGACCTGGCCCGGCGCCGCACCGGCCGCGAGATCGTGGTCGACTCGGTGCCCGCCCCGGGCACCGGACGCCCCGGCGCGCTGCAGCGGGCGATGACCAACCTGGTCGAGAACGCCGCCAAGTTCACCCCGGACCAGTCCGAGATCAGGCTCCGGGTCCGCCCCGGGCAGGTCTCGGTGCTGGACGGCGGCCCCGGCATCGACGAGACCGACCTCGACCGGATCTTCGACCGCTTCTACCGGGCCACCAAGGCCCGCAGCCTGCCGGGCTCCGGGCTCGGCCTGTCGATCGTCCGGGAGGTCGCCGAGAGCCACGGCGGCAAGGTCTTCGCCCGCAACCGCTCCGAGGCGGAGGGCGGCGGGGCGGAGATCGGCTTCACCCTGCCCATGTGA
- a CDS encoding ATP-binding protein, giving the protein MTSLPMLIVVSGPPGAGKTTLAHRLARTVGCPAVCRDEIKEGMVHATPDFMPGPSDALTLRTLPTFFGVLELLLRAGVTTVAEAAFQDRVWRSGLEPLAGLARIRIVHCTVDPDVALARKLRRREAEPLRRAHADPEPGDPAVHAAAHNGFNRLSLNAPCIEVDSTDGYRPGLEALAEFANSPAESPQR; this is encoded by the coding sequence GTGACTTCGCTTCCCATGCTCATCGTCGTCAGCGGTCCTCCCGGCGCGGGCAAGACCACCCTCGCGCACCGGCTCGCCCGGACGGTGGGGTGCCCGGCAGTCTGCCGGGACGAGATCAAGGAAGGGATGGTGCACGCCACCCCGGATTTCATGCCGGGGCCGAGCGACGCACTGACCCTGCGCACGCTGCCGACCTTCTTCGGCGTCCTGGAGTTGCTGCTCCGGGCAGGTGTGACCACCGTGGCGGAGGCCGCGTTCCAGGACCGGGTGTGGCGGTCCGGCCTGGAGCCCCTGGCCGGCCTGGCGCGGATCCGTATCGTGCACTGCACGGTCGACCCGGATGTCGCCCTGGCCCGAAAGCTGCGTCGCCGCGAGGCGGAACCACTGCGCCGGGCGCACGCAGACCCCGAACCCGGCGACCCGGCGGTGCACGCGGCGGCCCACAATGGGTTCAACCGACTCTCGCTGAACGCCCCCTGCATCGAGGTGGACTCCACCGACGGCTACCGCCCCGGCCTGGAGGCGCTCGCGGAGTTCGCCAACTCCCCAGCGGAATCGCCGCAGAGGTGA
- the moaC gene encoding cyclic pyranopterin monophosphate synthase MoaC, with protein MSSSHSDRLTHVDATGAARMVDVSEKATTVRTARATGRVLVAPLVVELLRGEGVPKGDALSVARIAGIMGAKRTPDLIPLCHPIALSGVTVELTVTDQAVEIAATVRTADRTGVEMEALTAVAVAGLTVIDMVKAVDKGARIDAVQVESKTGGKSGDWHRAAVGGEVR; from the coding sequence TTGAGTAGCTCGCACAGCGACCGGCTGACCCACGTCGACGCGACGGGGGCGGCGCGGATGGTCGACGTCTCCGAGAAGGCCACCACGGTCCGCACCGCGCGCGCCACCGGCCGGGTGCTGGTCGCGCCCCTGGTCGTGGAGCTGCTGCGGGGTGAGGGCGTGCCCAAGGGCGACGCCCTGTCGGTGGCCCGGATCGCCGGGATCATGGGCGCCAAGCGCACCCCCGACCTCATCCCGCTCTGCCATCCGATCGCCCTCTCCGGGGTGACCGTCGAGCTGACCGTCACCGACCAGGCCGTGGAGATCGCGGCCACGGTGCGCACCGCCGACCGCACCGGGGTGGAGATGGAGGCGCTGACCGCCGTCGCCGTGGCCGGGCTGACCGTCATCGACATGGTCAAGGCCGTGGACAAGGGCGCCAGGATCGACGCCGTGCAGGTGGAGTCCAAGACCGGCGGCAAGAGCGGCGACTGGCACCGCGCAGCGGTCGGGGGTGAGGTCCGGTGA
- a CDS encoding helix-turn-helix transcriptional regulator, with the protein MSNALQQLMRSRLDQQGWSYGEAARRGGIPRSTVHHLATTERLVRMPQPATLEGLARALDLPLDTIRRAAAEACGIHLYAGEPAGAAVSPDPEVDVLIASLQKLSVDDRRHVAALVESLLDRGDHQQADN; encoded by the coding sequence GTGTCCAACGCCCTGCAGCAGTTGATGAGGAGCCGCCTGGACCAGCAGGGCTGGTCCTACGGTGAGGCGGCCCGCAGGGGTGGCATCCCACGATCCACCGTGCACCATCTCGCCACCACCGAACGGCTGGTAAGGATGCCGCAGCCGGCCACCCTGGAGGGGCTGGCCCGGGCGCTGGACCTGCCGTTGGACACGATCCGCCGGGCCGCCGCCGAGGCCTGCGGGATCCACCTCTACGCGGGCGAGCCGGCCGGCGCCGCGGTCAGCCCCGACCCGGAGGTGGACGTGCTGATCGCCAGTCTGCAGAAGCTCTCGGTCGACGACCGCCGCCATGTGGCCGCGCTGGTCGAGTCGCTGCTCGATCGCGGTGATCACCAGCAGGCGGACAACTAA
- a CDS encoding MarR family transcriptional regulator, with protein MEDVVAGVLRQWQQLNPGLDTAPMALIGRLNRCSALLQQATDAPLIDAGLTRSEFDVLGTLRRVDRDLTPSRLARETFSSGAAVTKRVRLLAERGLVERRQDARDRRVVHLSLTDEGRALIDRLLPEQLAYERSLLSGIDEQRQGELSEGLSELLMVLEGRLGGLLPY; from the coding sequence GTGGAAGACGTGGTCGCAGGGGTACTCCGCCAGTGGCAGCAGCTGAACCCCGGCCTCGACACCGCCCCGATGGCGCTCATCGGACGGCTGAACCGCTGCTCCGCGCTGCTCCAGCAGGCGACCGACGCCCCACTCATCGACGCCGGTCTCACCCGCTCCGAGTTCGACGTGCTCGGCACGCTGCGCCGGGTCGACCGCGATCTGACGCCCAGTCGGCTGGCCCGGGAGACCTTCTCCTCCGGCGCCGCCGTCACCAAGCGGGTCCGGCTGCTGGCCGAACGCGGCCTGGTCGAACGCCGCCAGGACGCCCGCGACCGCCGCGTCGTCCATCTCTCCCTCACCGACGAGGGCCGCGCTCTGATCGACCGGCTGCTGCCGGAGCAGCTGGCCTACGAGCGTTCCCTGCTGTCCGGGATCGACGAGCAGCGGCAGGGTGAACTCTCCGAGGGGCTCAGCGAATTGCTCATGGTCCTGGAGGGCCGACTGGGCGGCCTGCTGCCGTACTGA
- a CDS encoding GNAT family protein, whose protein sequence is MNAFWPIELHEGPVGLRPIRVRDRRTWQEVSGRNRHWLRRWEATVPPAQPGNPSTPRPTYRQMVHFLRSEAHSGRMLPFVVTYQGQLVGQLTVGGITWGSMCSANIGYWVDESVAGRGIIPTAVAMVVDHCFRTMGLHRIEVCIRPENGPSRRVVEKLGFREEGIRPRYLHIDGGWRDHLVFALTADEVPEGLLRRWRGNSTSAANS, encoded by the coding sequence CTGAACGCCTTCTGGCCGATCGAGCTGCACGAGGGCCCGGTCGGGCTGAGACCGATCCGGGTGCGCGACCGCAGGACCTGGCAGGAGGTCAGCGGCCGCAACCGGCACTGGCTGCGCCGCTGGGAGGCCACCGTCCCCCCGGCCCAGCCGGGCAACCCCTCGACGCCGCGGCCGACCTACCGTCAGATGGTGCACTTCCTGCGGTCCGAGGCCCACTCGGGACGGATGCTGCCGTTCGTGGTGACCTACCAGGGGCAGCTGGTCGGCCAGCTCACCGTCGGCGGCATCACCTGGGGGTCGATGTGCTCCGCCAACATCGGCTACTGGGTCGACGAGTCGGTCGCCGGGCGCGGGATCATCCCGACCGCGGTGGCGATGGTCGTGGACCACTGCTTCCGCACCATGGGCCTGCACCGGATCGAGGTGTGCATCCGTCCGGAGAACGGGCCCAGCCGACGGGTGGTCGAGAAGCTCGGCTTCCGCGAGGAGGGGATCCGTCCGCGCTATCTGCACATCGACGGCGGCTGGCGGGACCATCTGGTCTTCGCGCTGACCGCCGACGAGGTGCCGGAGGGCCTGCTGCGTCGATGGCGCGGGAACAGTACCTCGGCAGCCAATTCCTAG
- a CDS encoding response regulator transcription factor: MTSTVLLAEDDRAIRDSVVRLLTLEGYQVTAVADGIQALAAIHREHPDVIVLDVMMPGIDGLAVCGVLRAENDRTPILMLTARVETSDRVAGLDAGADDYMVKPFEADELLARLRALLRRATPVPVPADPPSSQNVFATEDVIEVADLRIDPTARRVWRQRTEIALSRTEYDLLELLARNAGIVLDHSTVYDRIWGYDFGPGSKNLAVYIGYLRRKLELPDAPALIHTVRGVGYTLREP; encoded by the coding sequence GTGACATCGACAGTACTTCTGGCCGAGGACGACCGGGCCATCCGCGATTCCGTCGTGCGCCTGCTGACCCTGGAGGGCTACCAGGTGACCGCGGTCGCCGACGGCATCCAGGCGTTGGCCGCGATCCACCGGGAACACCCGGATGTCATCGTGCTGGACGTGATGATGCCCGGCATCGACGGCCTCGCCGTGTGCGGGGTGCTGCGGGCCGAGAACGACCGCACGCCGATCCTGATGCTCACCGCGCGGGTCGAGACCTCCGACCGGGTCGCCGGGCTGGACGCGGGCGCCGACGACTACATGGTCAAGCCCTTCGAGGCGGACGAGCTGCTGGCCCGGCTGCGCGCGCTGCTGCGCCGGGCCACGCCGGTCCCGGTGCCGGCCGACCCCCCGTCCAGCCAGAACGTCTTCGCCACCGAGGACGTCATCGAGGTGGCCGACCTGCGGATCGACCCGACCGCCCGCCGGGTCTGGCGGCAGCGCACCGAGATCGCGCTGTCCCGGACCGAGTACGACCTGCTGGAACTGCTCGCCCGGAACGCCGGGATCGTGCTGGACCACAGCACCGTGTACGACCGGATCTGGGGCTACGACTTCGGCCCCGGCTCCAAGAACCTCGCCGTCTACATCGGCTATCTGCGCCGCAAGCTCGAACTTCCGGACGCCCCGGCGCTGATCCACACCGTCCGGGGCGTCGGCTACACCCTGCGCGAGCCGTGA
- a CDS encoding MogA/MoaB family molybdenum cofactor biosynthesis protein has product MKRALAVTVSNRASAGVYADKGGPLLVEGLTAMGFQVDGPRVVPDGEPVLAALRAAVADGYDVVLTTGGTGLTPMDLTPEMTAQVIERPAPGIAEAIRAEGRAAGVPTAALSRGLSGLAGNTLIVNLPGSTGGVRDGLAVLEPLLAHAVDQVHGGDHRRTDGPDAEGPAGGGSDLPSGELH; this is encoded by the coding sequence GTGAAGCGCGCCCTGGCCGTCACCGTTTCCAACCGCGCCTCGGCCGGCGTCTACGCCGACAAGGGCGGCCCGCTGCTGGTCGAGGGCCTGACCGCGATGGGCTTCCAGGTGGACGGCCCCCGGGTGGTGCCGGACGGCGAGCCGGTGCTGGCGGCGCTGCGCGCGGCCGTGGCCGACGGCTACGACGTGGTGCTGACGACCGGCGGGACCGGGCTCACCCCGATGGACCTCACCCCGGAGATGACCGCACAGGTGATCGAGCGCCCGGCGCCCGGCATCGCCGAGGCGATCCGCGCCGAGGGCCGCGCCGCCGGAGTGCCCACCGCGGCCCTCTCCCGCGGGCTCTCCGGCCTGGCCGGGAACACGCTGATCGTCAACCTCCCCGGTTCCACCGGCGGGGTCAGGGACGGCCTGGCGGTACTGGAGCCGCTGCTGGCCCACGCGGTCGACCAGGTGCACGGGGGAGACCACCGGCGTACCGACGGTCCCGACGCCGAGGGGCCCGCAGGTGGCGGGTCCGACCTCCCGTCAGGAGAACTGCACTGA
- a CDS encoding antitoxin MazE7 yields the protein MADTTIKINEEARDRFRAVAEERGLSTRALVEEIAAHLVTQGERAEAVARNVAYVRAHLCPELADADIQQARDLKAALRAGVLGEVR from the coding sequence ATGGCTGACACCACGATCAAGATCAATGAAGAGGCGCGGGACCGCTTTCGTGCTGTTGCCGAGGAGCGTGGTCTGAGTACGCGTGCCCTCGTGGAGGAGATAGCTGCACATCTGGTCACCCAGGGTGAGCGTGCGGAGGCGGTGGCGCGCAACGTCGCGTACGTCCGTGCCCACCTGTGTCCGGAGCTTGCCGATGCCGATATCCAGCAGGCGCGTGACCTCAAGGCTGCGCTGCGTGCGGGTGTGCTGGGGGAGGTCCGATGA
- a CDS encoding TetR/AcrR family transcriptional regulator — MIESTIPDHANDVAARIARRSLAKQEADYASEVRRLLDAAYEVITRCGTDSRPRVADIVAAAGLSNDAFYRHFRSKDALVAALLLHGTEELVSYTAHLMAKETTPAGRVRRWVEAVFCQTREEMAAATRALLWNGSNLGDGPASARYAHVAPLAALLREPYAELGSADPEMDASLATHAVLGKISDYVFRRVVPSQAELDRIVAFSLRAGSPG; from the coding sequence ATGATAGAGAGCACGATTCCCGATCATGCGAACGATGTTGCCGCGCGTATCGCCCGGCGTTCGTTGGCCAAGCAGGAGGCGGACTACGCGAGCGAGGTCCGCCGCCTGCTCGATGCTGCCTATGAGGTCATCACCCGCTGCGGGACGGACTCCCGGCCGCGGGTCGCCGACATCGTGGCCGCCGCGGGCCTGTCGAACGACGCCTTCTACCGCCACTTCCGCTCCAAGGATGCCCTGGTCGCCGCGCTGCTGCTGCACGGCACCGAGGAGTTGGTGAGCTACACCGCCCACCTGATGGCCAAGGAGACGACGCCGGCCGGCCGGGTCCGCCGGTGGGTGGAAGCGGTGTTCTGCCAGACCCGTGAGGAGATGGCGGCGGCGACCCGCGCGCTGCTGTGGAACGGGAGCAACCTCGGCGACGGTCCCGCCTCGGCCCGCTACGCCCATGTCGCCCCGCTGGCCGCGCTGTTGCGCGAGCCCTATGCCGAACTGGGCAGCGCAGACCCGGAGATGGACGCCTCGCTGGCCACGCACGCGGTCCTGGGCAAGATTTCCGACTATGTGTTCCGACGCGTCGTGCCCAGCCAGGCCGAGCTGGATCGCATCGTCGCGTTCAGCCTGCGGGCGGGCAGCCCCGGGTAG
- a CDS encoding PIN domain-containing protein, translating into MIYLDSAAVVKLAHAESESQALRDWLAERADIGWTSSSLVEVESFRALARHAPEAVARLHPVLDLIDLVDLDPSIRILAQALRPVTVRSLDAIHLGTALRIRSRLTSFVTYDKRLADAALGAGLAVDMPA; encoded by the coding sequence ATGATCTATTTGGACTCGGCCGCCGTCGTCAAGCTCGCCCACGCCGAGTCCGAGTCGCAGGCGCTGCGCGACTGGTTGGCCGAGCGGGCGGACATCGGGTGGACCAGTTCCTCGTTGGTCGAGGTCGAGTCGTTCCGGGCGCTTGCCCGGCACGCGCCGGAGGCGGTTGCACGGCTCCACCCGGTCCTGGACCTCATCGACCTGGTGGATCTGGATCCAAGCATTCGCATTCTCGCTCAGGCACTGAGGCCGGTTACGGTTCGGAGTCTCGACGCCATCCATCTGGGCACAGCTCTGCGCATCCGTTCGCGGCTTACATCTTTCGTCACCTACGACAAGCGACTGGCGGATGCGGCGCTGGGAGCGGGGCTCGCTGTCGACATGCCGGCGTGA
- the glpR gene encoding gephyrin-like molybdotransferase receptor GlpR, with amino-acid sequence MSSSGLIYAVIVGAWAAYLVPMWLRRQDELNEARPTERFSTAIRLLSGRAAMERKVSRHREDDAPAEAPAAKPAVGAAPSPRQQPPTPPPAPTSVPAPTPGTGPAAAAADRRTGAQRSEAQQRRASLLARRRRMVILLFAVFTLGMIAAAVGGVALLWAPAIPAVLFSVYIAHLRRQERRRFEVKIDRRRAAEAAQRVRERERDRRRAAAVPETQAVPAPPPAPPAAPPTGRTSSGSGLHHTRALVEAAAAAEESEDWHDGPRDHSGDPEGWDPVPVPLPTYVTAPVAPRRTGGLDLGAPDTWSAGRAVVPPPQPQPPPAPGQRRPPSTPLFDQYADEPAPHPRAANE; translated from the coding sequence GTGAGCAGTAGCGGCCTCATCTACGCGGTGATCGTGGGGGCCTGGGCTGCCTATCTGGTGCCGATGTGGCTCCGCCGGCAGGACGAACTGAACGAGGCCCGGCCCACCGAGCGCTTCAGCACCGCGATCCGACTGCTGTCCGGACGCGCGGCGATGGAACGCAAGGTCTCCCGGCACCGGGAGGACGACGCTCCGGCCGAGGCCCCGGCTGCCAAGCCGGCCGTCGGCGCGGCACCGTCCCCGCGTCAGCAGCCGCCGACCCCGCCTCCTGCCCCGACGTCCGTTCCCGCCCCCACCCCCGGGACCGGTCCGGCCGCCGCCGCGGCGGACCGTCGCACCGGGGCCCAGCGGTCCGAGGCCCAGCAGCGGCGTGCCTCCCTGCTGGCCCGCCGCCGGCGCATGGTCATCCTGCTGTTCGCCGTGTTCACCCTCGGCATGATCGCCGCGGCGGTGGGCGGCGTCGCCCTGCTCTGGGCCCCGGCGATCCCGGCTGTCCTCTTCTCCGTCTACATCGCGCACCTGCGCCGCCAGGAGCGCCGCCGGTTCGAGGTCAAGATCGACCGTCGCCGTGCGGCCGAGGCGGCCCAGCGGGTCCGCGAGCGGGAGCGCGACCGCCGCCGGGCCGCCGCCGTCCCGGAGACCCAGGCGGTCCCGGCACCGCCCCCGGCCCCGCCTGCCGCCCCGCCGACCGGCCGCACCTCCTCCGGCTCGGGCCTGCACCACACCCGGGCGCTGGTCGAGGCGGCGGCCGCCGCCGAGGAGTCGGAGGACTGGCACGACGGTCCGCGCGACCACTCCGGCGACCCCGAGGGCTGGGACCCGGTCCCGGTCCCGCTCCCCACCTACGTGACCGCCCCGGTCGCCCCCCGCCGCACCGGCGGCCTCGACCTCGGCGCCCCCGACACCTGGAGCGCCGGCCGCGCGGTCGTCCCACCACCCCAGCCGCAGCCGCCGCCCGCCCCCGGACAGCGGCGCCCCCCGTCCACCCCACTCTTCGACCAGTACGCGGACGAACCCGCCCCCCACCCCCGCGCCGCCAACGAATGA
- a CDS encoding FUSC family protein produces MATETETGTPRPVRQLPVRSALRLNRAVAGWHRQALSAVIALGAADLLLLTLGRLDLALYTSAGGLCALYAHGLPYAARARTLGWVVLGMTASVAVALTTAAATDSTVLRVAVAALLAAVHKMLCDATRIGPPANLIPTFIAASCVFVPQRLADVPAHLALTVAAGAFAWLVCMAPALLRPQGPQRHAVARALEAAATQGAPAARATTAAAAWRTVLLVPARTAEAAADRGRLELLLIRAGAGTADPRQLRSLARALRRRGPLPELSPSGAEAAKLAGLAGERPVGGHLHRRAPGASGRVRLLDALHPGSPLLTIGARVAVGCALAGWASMELGVGRPYWAVVTAASVFQANTTLSWNRALNRVLGNVLGLVLFAVLLPLTGLGAAALVLAALACQFATEATITRGYWLATVFVTPMSLLMVQFAQVQPAHELIADRALDTAVGAVVGLAACLLITDRQVSDRAERALARVSATRTEAARLLDDPGPEVTRHELGWARDRLTNALVELREAADTAGGEWRQRTLPEERIAAAEQQGHPVLAELNRRLDPVLRSAVTVAP; encoded by the coding sequence ATGGCGACAGAGACGGAGACGGGAACCCCCAGGCCGGTGCGACAGCTGCCGGTCCGCAGCGCGCTGCGGCTGAACCGGGCGGTGGCGGGCTGGCACCGGCAGGCGCTCAGCGCCGTGATCGCCCTGGGAGCAGCCGATCTGCTGCTGCTGACGCTGGGACGGCTCGATCTCGCGCTCTACACCTCCGCCGGCGGACTCTGCGCCCTCTACGCCCATGGACTGCCGTACGCGGCCCGGGCCCGCACCCTCGGCTGGGTGGTGCTCGGCATGACCGCGAGCGTCGCCGTCGCGCTCACCACCGCCGCCGCCACCGACTCCACCGTGCTCCGGGTCGCCGTCGCGGCCCTGCTCGCGGCCGTCCACAAGATGCTGTGCGACGCCACCCGAATCGGGCCGCCGGCCAATCTGATCCCCACCTTCATCGCCGCCAGCTGCGTCTTCGTCCCCCAGCGACTCGCCGACGTCCCCGCGCACCTCGCACTGACCGTGGCCGCCGGGGCCTTCGCCTGGCTGGTCTGCATGGCCCCCGCGCTGCTGCGTCCGCAGGGACCCCAGCGGCACGCGGTCGCCCGCGCGCTGGAGGCGGCCGCCACACAGGGCGCACCCGCCGCCCGGGCCACAACGGCGGCCGCGGCCTGGCGCACCGTCCTGCTGGTGCCGGCCCGTACCGCCGAGGCCGCTGCGGACCGCGGACGGCTGGAGCTGCTGCTGATCCGCGCGGGGGCCGGCACCGCCGACCCCCGGCAACTGCGGAGCTTGGCCCGCGCGCTGCGGCGCCGGGGCCCGCTCCCCGAGCTGTCGCCCAGCGGTGCCGAGGCTGCCAAGCTCGCGGGCCTGGCCGGCGAGCGGCCGGTCGGCGGCCACCTGCACCGCCGCGCCCCCGGCGCCAGCGGCCGGGTCAGGCTGCTGGACGCGCTGCACCCCGGATCGCCGCTGCTGACGATCGGTGCGCGGGTGGCCGTCGGCTGCGCCCTGGCCGGCTGGGCTTCCATGGAGCTGGGGGTCGGCCGCCCCTACTGGGCGGTGGTCACCGCTGCCTCCGTCTTCCAGGCCAACACCACGCTCAGCTGGAACCGGGCGCTCAACCGGGTCCTCGGCAACGTCCTCGGACTGGTCCTGTTCGCCGTCCTGCTGCCGCTGACCGGGCTCGGCGCCGCGGCCCTGGTCCTGGCGGCGCTGGCCTGCCAGTTCGCCACCGAGGCGACCATCACCCGCGGCTACTGGCTGGCCACCGTGTTCGTCACCCCGATGTCGCTGCTGATGGTCCAGTTCGCCCAGGTCCAGCCCGCCCACGAGCTGATCGCGGACCGGGCCCTGGACACGGCGGTGGGCGCGGTGGTGGGGCTGGCCGCCTGCTTGCTGATCACCGACCGGCAGGTCTCGGACCGGGCCGAAAGGGCCCTGGCCAGGGTCTCCGCCACCCGCACCGAGGCCGCGCGGCTGCTGGACGACCCGGGGCCGGAGGTCACCCGGCACGAGCTGGGCTGGGCCAGGGACCGGCTGACCAACGCCCTGGTCGAGCTCCGCGAAGCAGCGGACACCGCAGGCGGCGAGTGGCGGCAGCGGACCCTCCCCGAGGAGCGGATCGCCGCCGCCGAGCAGCAGGGCCACCCGGTGCTGGCCGAACTGAACCGCCGCCTCGACCCTGTCCTCCGGTCGGCGGTGACGGTTGCGCCCTGA